In Spirochaeta thermophila DSM 6578, the following proteins share a genomic window:
- a CDS encoding IS3 family transposase (programmed frameshift): MKKRTWTTEEKLAIVLEGLRGERQIAEICREHQISQTMYYRWRDRFLEGGTRALADGRKEKDTYRAKIEQLEKIIAKQAIQIENTKKNEGAVGEIEAVERLVGEGYRVKDACEAFGVSRSRYYARRKRGQKVGKKREEKERDDGRLMEKIRDLVGEHPYWGYRRVAWWLRRREGEEVSEKRVRGLMKGAGLMCRREKKKARRGSGRGKPVARRPREWWGIDMTKVLVKGIGWVYLVIVLDWYTKKLVGWKVSVRGRSEEWCAAMEMAVEREFPEGVRGRGLRLVSDNGSQPLSRSFMKAMEVLGIEQVFTSYNNPKGNADTERMIRTMKEELLWLREWEHVGELEEAVRGWAEEYNQHYVHSALGYRSPEEYEALWAQMQGEEVA; the protein is encoded by the exons ATGAAGAAGCGGACATGGACCACTGAAGAGAAACTTGCGATCGTCCTGGAAGGACTCCGAGGCGAACGGCAGATCGCCGAGATCTGCCGGGAACACCAGATCAGCCAGACGATGTACTACCGATGGCGGGACAGGTTTCTGGAAGGGGGCACGAGAGCCCTTGCAGACGGCAGGAAGGAGAAGGACACCTATCGAGCGAAGATAGAGCAGCTTGAGAAGATCATAGCGAAGCAGGCGATCCAGATCGAGA ATACTAAAAAAAACGAAGGAGCTGTTGGGGAGATAGAGGCGGTGGAGCGGCTGGTGGGGGAAGGGTACCGGGTGAAGGATGCGTGTGAGGCGTTTGGCGTGAGTCGGAGCCGGTACTATGCGAGGAGGAAAAGGGGGCAGAAGGTGGGGAAGAAGCGGGAGGAGAAGGAGAGGGACGATGGGCGGCTTATGGAGAAGATCAGGGATCTTGTGGGGGAGCATCCGTACTGGGGGTACAGGCGGGTGGCGTGGTGGTTGAGGAGGCGGGAGGGGGAGGAGGTGAGCGAGAAGCGGGTGAGAGGACTTATGAAGGGTGCGGGGCTTATGTGTAGACGGGAGAAGAAGAAAGCGAGACGTGGGAGTGGGCGAGGGAAGCCGGTGGCGAGGAGACCGAGGGAGTGGTGGGGGATCGACATGACGAAGGTGCTGGTGAAAGGGATAGGATGGGTCTATCTCGTGATCGTACTTGACTGGTACACGAAGAAGCTGGTGGGGTGGAAGGTGTCGGTGAGGGGGAGGAGTGAGGAGTGGTGTGCGGCGATGGAGATGGCGGTGGAGCGGGAGTTTCCCGAGGGGGTGAGGGGGAGAGGGCTTCGGCTGGTGAGTGACAACGGGAGCCAACCGTTGAGCCGGTCGTTCATGAAGGCGATGGAGGTATTGGGGATCGAACAGGTGTTCACGAGCTACAACAATCCGAAGGGGAATGCGGACACGGAGCGGATGATACGGACGATGAAGGAGGAGCTGTTGTGGCTGCGGGAGTGGGAGCACGTGGGGGAGCTGGAGGAGGCGGTGAGGGGATGGGCGGAGGAGTACAACCAGCACTATGTCCACAGTGCGCTAGGGTACAGGAGCCCCGAGGAATATGAGGCCCTTTGGGCGCAGATGCAAGGAGAGGAGGTCGCATGA